A genome region from Paralichthys olivaceus isolate ysfri-2021 chromosome 6, ASM2471397v2, whole genome shotgun sequence includes the following:
- the ubiad1 gene encoding ubiA prenyltransferase domain-containing protein 1 — protein sequence MTKEQKQSRAETFSLTGSNGHSGQQWQTGMNNTTDHPPGANHMSRMARVASHVRLKCAAYVLALRPWSFSASLTPVALGSALAYKLDGSVDLVILMVCAVTVLVVHGAGNLVNTYYDFSKGIDHKKSDDRTLVDEILAPQDVVMFGALLYSLGCLCATLLYFLSTLRLEHLALIYFGGLSSSFLYTGGIGLKYVALGDVVILITFGPLAVMFSHAVQVGYLSVLPLVYAVPLALNTEAILHSNNTRDMDSDKQAGIVTLAILIGPTLSYVLYNLLLFVPYVLFCILATRYTISMALPLLTLPMAFPLERQFRGRCYAKIPQKTAKLNLLMGLFYVFGIILAPPGSLPLL from the exons ATGACCAAAGAGCAGAAACAAAGCAGGGCGGAGACTTTCTCTCTGACTGGATCTAATGGTCACAGCGGCCAACAATGGCAGACTGGCATGAATAACACGACCGATCACCCTCCAGGGGCCAACCACATGTCGAGGATGGCCCGCGTCGCCTCACATGTCAGGCTTAAGTGTGCGGCATACGTGCTGGCGCTGAGACCATGGAGTTTCAGTGCCTCGCTCACGCCGGTGGCCCTCGGCAGCGCCCTGGCGTACAAACTTGATGGCTCTGTGGACTTGGTCATCCTGATGGTGTGTGCGGTGACCGTCCTTGTAGTCCACGGGGCAGGCAACCTTGTGAACACCTACTATGACTTCTCCAAAGGGATTGACCACAAGAAGAGTGACGATAGGACTCTTGTGGATGAAATTCTCGCACCGCAGGATGTTGTCATGTTTGGAGCGTTGTTATATTCTTTGGGGTGTCTGTGTGCCACCCTGCTCTACTTCCTGTCTACACTCAGACTGGAGCATCTAGCCCTTATTTACTTTGGGGGACTATCCAGCTCTTTTTTATACACCGGAG GCATCGGCCTCAAGTATGTGGCACTAGGGGACGTGGTGATCCTGATTACCTTCGGCCCTCTGGCAGTCATGTTTTCCCACGCAGTACAGGTTGGATACCTATCAGTGCTGCCTCTAGTGTACGCTGTCCCGCTGGCGCTCAACACAGAAGCCATCCTCCATAGCAACAACACCAGAGACATGGACTCTGACAAGCAAGCAGGCATCGTCACCCTGGCCATCCTCATAGGTCCTACGCTCTCCTATGTCCTCTACAACCTCCTGCTCTTCGTCCCCTATGTGCTTTTCTGCATCCTCGCCACCCGTTACACCATCAGCATGGCGCTGCCTCTGCTCACGCTGCCAATGGCCTTCCCCTTGGAGAGGCAGTTCCGCGGCCGATGTTACGCCAAGATCCCCCAGAAGACGGCCAAGCTCAACCTCCTCATGGGACTTTTCTACGTGTTTGGAATCATTCTGGCACCTCCTGGTAGCTTGCCATTACTGTGA